A stretch of Macadamia integrifolia cultivar HAES 741 chromosome 7, SCU_Mint_v3, whole genome shotgun sequence DNA encodes these proteins:
- the LOC122084837 gene encoding transformation/transcription domain-associated protein-like, which translates to MVYDDRLLIVYLSQVYKETQEEIWLEYAVSCFLQGIKYGVSNSRSHLAHVLYLLSFDTSNEPVGRAFDKYLDQIPHWVWLSWVPQLLLSLQRTEAPHCKLVLLKIATVYPQALYYWLRTYLLERRDIANKSELGRLRMQQSISGAGTTSLGLSDGSARVQTHAGVSLTTDNQVHQGPQSATVGGSHDGGNSHGQEHERSTGVEGNAHGGHDQPSQQSSSTITEGQGTLRRNGMLGLVASAASAFDAAKDIMEALRSKHTNLASELETLLTEIGSRFVTLPEERLLAVVNALLHRCYKYPTATTAEVPQSLKKELSGVCKACFSADAVNKHVEFVREYKQDFERDLDPESTATFPATLSELTERLKHWKNVLQSNVEDRFPAVLKLEEESRVLRDFHVVDVEVPGQYFTDQEVAPDHTVKLDRVGADIPIVRRHGSSFRRLTLIGSDGSERHFIVQTSLTPNARSDERILQLFRVMNRMFDKHKESRRRHICIHTPTIIPVWSQVRMVEDDLMYSTFLEVYENNCARNNREADLPITHFKEQLNQAISGQISPEAVVDLRLQAYNEITKTLVTDGIFSQYMYKTLPSGNHLWAFKKQFAIQLALSSFMSFMLQIGGRTPNKILFAKNTGKIFQTDFHPAYDANGMIEFNEAVPFRLTRNMQAFFSHFGVEGLIVSAMCAASQAVVSPKQIQHIWHHLAMFFRDELLSWSWRRPMHMPSAPAPAGGCLSPMDLKLKVTTNVDNVIGRIKGVAPQNYSEEEDNAMDPPQSVQRGVTELVEAALMPRNLCMMDPTWHPWF; encoded by the exons ATGGTTTA TGATGATAGATTGCTAATTGTTTATCTTTCACAGGTTTACAAAGAAACCCAGGAAGAGATTTGGTTAGAATATGCTGTTAGTTGCTTTCTTCAGGGAATCAAATATGGTGTTTCTAACTCCAGAAGCCATTTAGCTCATGTCCTATACCTTCTCAGCTTTGATACTTCCAATGAACCTGTGGGAAGAGCATTTGATAAGTACTTGGACCAGATCCCACATTGGGTTTGGCTTTCTTGGGTCCCACAGCTATTACTTTCCTTGCAGAGGACAGAAGCGCCTCATTGCAAACTTGTGCTATTAAAAATTGCAACTGTGTATCCACAG GCACTTTATTACTGGTTGCGCACATATTTGCTTGAGCGCCGTGATATTGCCAATAAATCTGAACTAGGAAGATTGCGAATGCAGCAAAGCATCTCTGGGGCTGGTACAACTTCTTTAGGCTTGTCTGATGGATCTGCAAGAGTACAGACTCATGCTGGTGTTTCTCTGACAACAGACAATCAGGTTCATCAAGGCCCTCAGTCTGCAACTGTTGGCGGGTCACATGACGGTGGGAACTCTCATGGACAAGAACATGAAAGGAGCACAGGTGTAGAGGGAAATGCGCATGGTGGGCATGACCAACCTTCACAgcaaagttcttcaaccattactGAAGGTCAAGGCACATTAAGGCGTAACGGTATGCTTGGATTAGTAGCTTCTGCTGCTAGTGCATTTGATGCTGCAAAAGATATAATGGAGGCTCTTAGAAGCAAGCATACTAATTTGGCTAGTGAACTTGAG ACTCTGCTTACAGAAATTGGTTCAAGGTTTGTTACCCTTCCTGAGGAGAGACTTCTGGCTGTAGTAAATGCGCTACTTCATCGCTGTTACAAGTACCCAACTGCCACTACAGCAGAGGTTCCACAATCCCTGAAAAAGGAGCTGTCCGGTGTTTGCAAGGCTTGCTTTTCGGCCGATGCTGTGAACAAACATGTTGAATTTGTGAGAGAATATAAGCAAGACTTCGAACGTGATCTTGATCCAGAAAGCACGGCTACTTTTCCGGCCACCCTTTCTGAACTGACTGAGCGATTGAAGCACTGGAAAAATGTTCTTCAAAGCAATGTTGAGGACAGATTTCCAGCTGTCTTGAAGCTggaagaggaaagcagggtgtTGCGTGATTTTCATGTTGTTGATGTTGAAGTTCCGGGGCAGTATTTTACTGATCAG GAAGTTGCACCTGATCATACGGTGAAGTTAGACAGAGTTGGAGCCGACATTCCAATCGTGAGACGGCATGGAAGCAGTTTCCGCCGACTGACACTCATTGGATCTGATGGTTCTGAACGCCATTTTATTGTTCAGACATCTTTGACCCCTAATGCTAGAAGTGATGAACGCATATTGCAGCTGTTCCGTGTGATGAACCGGATGTTTGACAAGCACAAGGAATCAAGGCGCCGCCACATATGCATCCACACCCCAACAATAATCCCTGTTTGGTCCCAG GTTCGGATGGTAGAAGATGACTTGATGTATAGTACATTTCTTGAGGTCTATGAGAACAATTGTGCACGTAACAATCGAGAAGCAGATCTCCCAATTACCCATTTCAAAGAGCAATTAAACCAAGCTATCTCCGGCCAGATTTCCCCCGAAGCTGTTGTGGATCTCCGCCTCCAAGCATATAATGAGATAACAAAGACTCTCGTTACAGATGGCATATTCTCTCAGTACATGTACAAGACTCTTCCTAGTGGTAACCATCTGTGGGCTTTCAAAAAGCAGTTTGCCATCCAGCTGGCACTTTCTAGTTTCATGTCATTCATGCTACAAATTGGGGGAAGGACCCCCAACAAGATTCTATTCGCAAAAAACACTGGCAAAATATTTCAGACTGACTTCCACCCAGCTTATGATGCAAATGGGATGATCGAGTTTAATGAAGCAGTTCCTTTCCGACTGACAAGGAACATGCAGGCGTTCTTCTCCCATTTCGGAGTGGAGGGGCTGATTGTTTCTGCCATGTGTGCTGCCTCACAAGCTGTGGTTTCACCTAAA CAAATTCAGCATATATGGCATCATTTAGCCATGTTTTTCCGTGATGAGCTGCTGTCTTGGTCATGGAGAAGGCCAATGCATATGCCTTCAGCTCCTGCTCCTGCAGGAGGCTGCTTAAGCCCCATGGACTTAAAGCTCAAGGTCACTACAAATGTGGACAACGTCATTGGACGGATCAAAGGTGTAGCCCCACAGAACTACTCTGAGGAG GAGGATAATGCTATGGACCCTCCGCAGTCGGTGCAGAGGGGTGTAACTGAGCTGGTTGAAGCTGCCCTGATGCCCAGGAATTTGTGCATGATGGATCCAACATGGCACCCTTGGTTCTAG
- the LOC122083366 gene encoding 5'-methylthioadenosine/S-adenosylhomocysteine nucleosidase-like, with protein sequence MAPQHEGTEVVAEEAEAEAADADKKLISNIVIVIAMQTEALPLVQRFQLMEDPDTVFPKGVPWVRYHGIYKDLRINLIWPGKDPIWGVDSVGTITASLVTFASIQELKPDLIINAGTSRGFQAKGACIGDVFLASDVAFHERRLPIPVFDEYGIGARRTFSTPNILRELNMKTGKLSTGDSLDMSPQDEALIIANDATVKDMEGAAVAYAADLFSVPAIFVKAVTDLVDGDKPTAEEFLQNMVAVTATLDQAVTNIVDFISGKCLSEL encoded by the exons ATGGCTCCTCAACACGAAGGCACAGAGGTTGTTGCAGAGGAGGCGGAGGCCGAGGCTGCAGATGCGGATAAGAAGCTCATCTCCAATATCGTTATCGTTATAG CGATGCAGACTGAAGCGCTTCCACTTGTGCAAAGATTCCAGCTAATGGAGGATCCTGATACCGT GTTCCCTAAAGGGGTTCCTTGGGTCAGATATCACGGTATTTACAAAGATCTGCGTATTAATCTAATCTGGCCAGGAAAAGATCCAATTTGGG GGGTTGATAGTGTTGGTACAATCACTGCATCCCTTGTAACATTTGCTTCTATCCAAGAATTGAAACCAGATCTTATCATAAATGCAGGCACTTCTAGAGGCTTTCAG GCTAAAGGAGCATGCATTGGGGATGTATTCCTGGCTTCAGATGTTGCTTTTCATGAGAGAAGGCTACCTATACCT GTTTTTGATGAATATGGAATAGGAGCTCGGCGGACCTTTTCAACCCCAAATATATTGCGGGAACTTAATATGAAG ACCGGCAAACTCTCTACTGGGGACTCTTTGGATATGTCCCCTCAGGATGAAGCATTGATCATTGCAAATGATGCTACAGTGAAAGATATGGAG GGAGCAGCAGTGGCCTACGCAGCAGATCTTTTCTCAGTGCCAGCAATATTTGTTAAAGCTGTCACAGATCTAGTGGACGGTGATAAACCGACTGCAGAAGAATTTCTGCAGAATATGGTGGCTGTGACTGCCACACTTGATCAGGCTGTCACCAACATTGTGGATTTCATTAGTGGGAAGTGCCTGTCTGAACTTTGA